The following DNA comes from Paenibacillus crassostreae.
CATTCGGACATTTCCTGAACAGTACCACTACCAACATTCCCAGATATGTAAGGCTCGCATTCTAACATCTCACATAACAACATGAACTCATGTGTCCCGAAATGGTTATTCTCAACAACACCGCCCCAATGCGTATTCACCATTTGTTTGCGGTTCTCATTAGGTCCTATGCCATCTTTCCAATGATATTCATCCGCAAAGCATCCACCCGGCCAACGCAATACAGGGATTTTAATTTTTCGGAGTGCCTCAACTACATCATTACGAATCCCAGCGGTATTAGGTATAGGCGAATCCTCTCCCACCCAGAATCCTTCGTAAATACAGCGTCCCAAATGTTCGGAGAAATGACCATAAATATTACGGTTAATCGTCCCCGCTGATTGATCTACATGAATCGTAACTTGATTTGCCATTGTGTACCCTCACTTTCGATAATTAATATTTATATTATATTTTAATATTGATATTACTCATGGTTTTAGTTTAATACTCCCCTCTAGTAGTGTCAACCATTATATAAAGCGCTTACTAAAATTACGTTAAACTAATATTAAACTATTTTTTGTAGTAAATATACTATTTCAATTTGGAGCGGTAGTTTCTCCGTCTTATATAAATATCTATCCATTCAAGATCATAGTTCCGAAAATACTATAAATGAAATAGTTGTCAGTATATAGTGTAAAGCTGAACTATAATAAAAAGGAGATGTACCATAATCCGTTAAATACGGCCTACGGACATCTCCTTCGTATGATTATGAATACTCTATCTCAACCCTCTACATCTATCCATTTGCGATCACTGTCAAATCATCATAAGAAGTGATCATTATATCCGCATACTGTAAAGGTATGGACGATCCCGATCCTATACCGATCCTCAGTCCTACGCCCGCCGCTTTAGCGGCTTGCATGTCTCCCACGGTATCACCAACCATCGCTACCCTCTCCGGAGATACGTTGAGTCGAGCACAAGCTAACTGAAGCATATCAGGGGCCGGCTTACCTTGGATTACCATATCACTACCAATGATATGTTTGAAATGTCCTTCCAAACCCATCCAAGTTAGATGCTTGCGCGCTTCTGCTGCATAATCCGCAGTCACGACAGCTAACGGTAGTTGGATATCCTCACATTGTCCAAGAAACGCTTGCAAGCCTGGGAGGGCAAGAACAGGGTGTTCACGCTCCAACTCTTCACTAGCAACAACACTAAATTGGCGGACAAGCTGAATCGATTTATTCCACGATAGCCCAGCATGATAGAGTTGCCAAGCAAGCGCACCTTCAATTTCTGAGACTGTTCCCATTGAGAGTGGGCCCTGCACATCATAGGAGATCGCTCTTCCTGTTACATCAAATTCTAATCCTAGTAGCTTTGACGCGAACCCCTCTTTAGTGACTACACCAAGACTCTGAATCGTAACCATCATTTGAACAGTCATTGACTCAGCCCAATATCCCCATAAGGACATAAATTCAAGCAGAGTACCATCTTTATCAAAAAGAATGGCATCCACCTCATACCCTTCTCCCTGCACAGTCAGTATAGGCATATGAGGACACCTCCTAACAATTCTAATAACTAGTAGTATCTCTCAATCACTTCTTTTAAAGCAGTTAATTTGATGGGCTTGCTTAAATAATTATCCATTCCAGCAGCCAAACATTTCTCACGGTCACCCTTCAAAGCATTCGCCGTGACGGCTATAATAATCGGACATAGGTTAGAAGGTATCGTTTCTTTGATCCATGCCGTAACTTCAAATCCATTCATTCCAGGCATCTGTATATCCATGAATATAATGTCATAATGTTCATCGGCCAACGCTTGAATCACTTCATGCCCGTTACTTACGATGTTGGTTGTATATCCTTGCTTTTCAAGCATTATCTTTAATACAAGTTGATTAATCTCATTATCTTCTGCAATTAGAATATGAATAGAGTTGATCCCCTTTGGAGTTTCATCATTAGGAAATTTAGGT
Coding sequences within:
- a CDS encoding HAD family hydrolase, with translation MPILTVQGEGYEVDAILFDKDGTLLEFMSLWGYWAESMTVQMMVTIQSLGVVTKEGFASKLLGLEFDVTGRAISYDVQGPLSMGTVSEIEGALAWQLYHAGLSWNKSIQLVRQFSVVASEELEREHPVLALPGLQAFLGQCEDIQLPLAVVTADYAAEARKHLTWMGLEGHFKHIIGSDMVIQGKPAPDMLQLACARLNVSPERVAMVGDTVGDMQAAKAAGVGLRIGIGSGSSIPLQYADIMITSYDDLTVIANG